In a genomic window of Leptospira hartskeerlii:
- a CDS encoding aldehyde dehydrogenase family protein: MASFPAANPKEMQRVFDVQKRHFHKVLKVSKAKDRVVLLKKLLAAVERLTPEIKQALQNDFRKAPHETDLTEVMPSIAELKDAIRHVKTWMKPERVKTPVSLFGARSSISYEPKGVTLIISPWNYPFYLAIAPLTAALAAGNTAIIKPSEFTPETSKLLTKLVKETFEEGEVAVFEGDHTVSTALMELPFDHIFFTGSTHVGKIVMAAAAKNLSTVTLELGGKSPAIIVPGANLKKAAQKLVWGKIMNAGQTCVAPDYLLLPEGQTEEFVKQAKAAVKSFYGDSPADIKNNKDFCRLVNQRNFQRVSGYIHEAVEKGGKVVMGGETDSSQNYIEPTLIANVPANARIMEDEIFGPVLPILTYKNLDEAVEKVLSKPKPLALYVFGSNNKHINKVLKETSSGGAAVNDVIVHLANPNLPFGGINHSGHGSYHGWYGFRTFSHEKSVFKQAPFSSIEMLYPPYTGFVDKMLQFTKKFFV, encoded by the coding sequence ATGGCTTCTTTTCCCGCTGCGAACCCAAAGGAAATGCAAAGAGTATTCGATGTTCAAAAACGTCATTTTCATAAGGTCCTGAAAGTATCCAAGGCAAAGGATCGAGTTGTATTATTGAAAAAATTACTCGCAGCAGTAGAAAGACTTACCCCAGAAATCAAGCAGGCTTTACAAAACGATTTTAGAAAAGCTCCTCACGAAACGGATCTAACGGAAGTTATGCCTTCTATCGCGGAATTGAAAGACGCGATCCGCCACGTAAAAACTTGGATGAAACCGGAAAGAGTCAAGACTCCAGTTTCTCTCTTTGGAGCAAGAAGTTCCATTTCTTATGAACCAAAAGGAGTGACTCTGATCATTTCTCCTTGGAACTATCCATTCTACCTCGCGATTGCGCCTTTAACTGCAGCTCTTGCGGCAGGTAACACTGCGATCATTAAACCTTCCGAGTTCACACCTGAAACTTCTAAACTACTTACCAAACTAGTAAAGGAAACCTTTGAAGAAGGAGAAGTCGCAGTATTCGAAGGAGACCATACTGTTTCCACAGCTTTAATGGAGTTACCATTCGATCATATCTTCTTCACGGGAAGTACTCATGTAGGAAAGATCGTAATGGCAGCCGCTGCAAAAAATCTTTCTACGGTTACTTTAGAGTTGGGAGGAAAATCTCCTGCGATCATCGTGCCTGGAGCCAACTTGAAAAAGGCAGCTCAGAAATTGGTATGGGGAAAGATCATGAATGCGGGACAAACCTGCGTAGCACCTGATTATCTTCTCCTTCCTGAAGGACAAACGGAAGAATTCGTAAAACAAGCGAAGGCTGCGGTTAAATCTTTCTATGGAGATAGTCCAGCAGATATCAAGAATAACAAAGACTTCTGTCGTTTAGTGAACCAAAGAAACTTCCAAAGGGTTTCCGGATACATCCACGAAGCAGTTGAAAAAGGTGGAAAAGTAGTAATGGGAGGCGAAACAGATTCTTCTCAGAACTACATTGAACCAACGTTAATTGCTAATGTTCCGGCAAATGCAAGGATTATGGAAGATGAGATCTTCGGACCGGTACTTCCTATCCTAACATACAAAAATCTGGACGAAGCAGTGGAGAAGGTTCTCTCTAAACCAAAACCGCTCGCGCTCTATGTGTTCGGAAGTAATAACAAACATATCAACAAAGTTCTCAAGGAAACATCTTCCGGAGGAGCTGCGGTGAATGACGTTATCGTACACTTGGCGAACCCGAATCTACCATTCGGAGGGATCAATCATTCCGGACATGGAAGCTACCATGGCTGGTATGGATTCAGAACATTCTCTCACGAGAAGTCCGTATTTAAACAAGCTCCATTCTCTTCGATTGAAATGTTATATCCGCCTTACACAGGTTTTGTGGATAAAATGCTTCAGTTCACTAAGAAGTTCTTCGTTTAA
- a CDS encoding acyl-CoA thioesterase, translating to MQISKSFFYEIPVLWSQCDPNGHLNVGNFQVFLHEGRMVALEEAGLSFAQMKSENIGPMILRGETDYKAEIRYPDTALIETQFGEISGSRCKVFQKLIRKSDGKVACESISHCIMFDFGKKRPWKYTDKFLEGLGVLEKSK from the coding sequence ATGCAAATCTCTAAATCATTCTTTTATGAAATCCCGGTCCTTTGGAGTCAATGCGATCCGAATGGCCATTTGAATGTCGGAAACTTTCAGGTGTTTCTTCATGAAGGGAGAATGGTTGCTTTGGAAGAGGCAGGCCTCTCCTTCGCTCAAATGAAATCTGAAAACATAGGCCCGATGATCCTACGGGGTGAAACCGATTATAAGGCAGAAATTCGTTATCCTGATACCGCGTTAATAGAAACTCAGTTTGGCGAGATCTCAGGATCTAGATGTAAGGTATTTCAAAAATTAATCCGAAAATCCGACGGCAAAGTTGCCTGCGAATCCATCTCTCATTGTATCATGTTTGATTTCGGTAAGAAAAGACCTTGGAAGTATACTGACAAATTCCTGGAAGGATTAGGAGTTTTGGAAAAGTCGAAATGA
- a CDS encoding DUF3995 domain-containing protein — MEKILGSITASILFFLSALHIYWAFGGKLKSITVIPETNGKPTFVPSRGLTLLVALALFGFGTVALWSSGNIFYPNRMSAIFSFLISFIFLGRAVGDFQLVGYFKKIKNTKFAKYDYLIYSPVCIILGISYSYLGWKSF; from the coding sequence ATGGAAAAGATCCTAGGTTCAATCACAGCTTCCATTCTATTCTTCTTATCCGCATTGCATATCTACTGGGCATTTGGTGGAAAATTAAAATCAATCACCGTTATTCCGGAAACTAACGGCAAACCGACATTTGTTCCAAGCAGAGGATTAACCTTACTCGTTGCGCTCGCACTCTTCGGATTCGGCACAGTAGCCCTTTGGTCCTCCGGCAATATTTTTTATCCAAACAGAATGAGCGCGATCTTCTCTTTCTTAATCTCATTCATTTTTTTAGGAAGAGCCGTCGGAGATTTTCAATTAGTCGGCTACTTTAAAAAAATCAAAAATACTAAATTCGCAAAATACGATTATCTAATCTATTCGCCTGTTTGTATAATTTTAGGAATATCTTATTCATATCTCGGATGGAAAAGCTTCTAA
- a CDS encoding SGNH/GDSL hydrolase family protein, with amino-acid sequence MQKLKGQSKSLFVNLNPALLLLLIFPFSSCDKDPTSDPEKLISYLAKPSLAMYGDSIVASWPLEEQLSDFNSVKFAFPGIDTNKILTSVQNDTNHYNACLYEGGINDFLGNYSPTQSQVDATINRQIQSIQILLTRCEHVVALNLWNIQFPWPTLAVAMITSEMKEQITFVPRIDTELLIQDDMLTDGNHPNKNGYYILSKAVREQLQPFFPILYLNE; translated from the coding sequence ATGCAGAAGCTGAAAGGCCAAAGTAAAAGCTTATTCGTAAACTTAAACCCGGCCTTGCTTCTGCTCTTAATATTTCCTTTTTCCAGTTGTGATAAAGATCCCACTTCAGATCCTGAAAAATTAATCTCCTATTTAGCAAAACCTTCTCTAGCAATGTACGGAGACAGTATTGTAGCTTCCTGGCCTTTAGAAGAACAACTTTCCGATTTCAACTCAGTCAAGTTCGCATTTCCCGGGATTGATACTAATAAAATTCTAACTTCCGTGCAAAACGATACGAATCATTATAACGCCTGTCTATATGAGGGAGGAATTAACGATTTTTTAGGAAATTATTCCCCTACTCAAAGTCAGGTAGATGCAACCATAAACAGACAAATCCAAAGTATCCAGATCCTTTTAACAAGATGTGAACATGTAGTCGCATTAAATCTTTGGAATATTCAATTTCCTTGGCCCACACTCGCAGTTGCAATGATCACTTCGGAAATGAAAGAACAGATCACTTTTGTTCCGAGGATAGACACTGAATTATTGATCCAAGACGATATGTTAACCGATGGAAACCATCCGAACAAAAACGGATATTATATTCTTTCAAAAGCCGTTCGAGAACAGCTACAACCTTTTTTTCCCATTCTGTATTTGAATGAATAA
- the tpx gene encoding thiol peroxidase → MASVTLKGNPVQLEGKLLEVGAKAPDFNGTAKDLSTKSLKDYNGKVKILVAVPSLDTSVCAMETKKFHERATKLDGIVTLVVSGDLPFAMNRFCTMEGLDSPNLVTLSQFRDFSFSKAYGTHIADGGLKGLSARAVFVLDKNDTVQYAELVPEIASEPNYEAAIGAAKKLV, encoded by the coding sequence ATGGCAAGCGTCACTCTTAAAGGTAACCCAGTTCAACTCGAAGGAAAATTATTAGAAGTAGGAGCAAAGGCTCCCGACTTTAACGGAACTGCAAAAGACTTAAGCACCAAGTCTCTCAAAGACTATAACGGAAAAGTAAAAATCCTAGTCGCAGTCCCAAGCTTAGATACATCCGTATGTGCTATGGAAACTAAAAAATTCCATGAAAGAGCTACAAAGTTAGATGGAATCGTAACCTTGGTTGTCTCCGGAGATCTTCCATTTGCAATGAATCGTTTTTGCACTATGGAAGGATTGGATTCTCCGAATTTAGTCACACTTTCCCAATTCAGAGACTTCTCTTTTTCTAAAGCCTATGGGACTCATATCGCAGACGGGGGTTTAAAAGGACTTTCTGCAAGAGCGGTATTCGTTTTGGATAAGAATGATACTGTCCAGTATGCAGAGTTAGTTCCGGAGATCGCAAGTGAGCCGAATTACGAAGCCGCGATCGGAGCCGCTAAAAAATTAGTTTAA
- the ilvB gene encoding biosynthetic-type acetolactate synthase large subunit, translating to METTTEKNKAWLREDKVPQNGAELIVAYLKRRRIHNVYGIPGGANLPLYDALHNSGIRHILARHEQGGGFMAQGEARVTKKPAVCLASSGPGVTNLITAVADAKSDSIPLVAITGQVPLSLIGTDAFQEIDTYGLSLPITKKTYLVRSVSELIRVLPEAFQIAEGPRPGPVWIDVPKDIQAAPISLSMSQIESIWSSEEEANPTKVFISESDKLRFYSLLENSKKPILYIGGGVKGSGAEDLILRLAEAQDIPVVCTLMGLDSFSQTNDLFLGMLGMHGAPYTNRLLFESDLLLAFGVRFDDRATGKLETFCPNAKVIHVDIDYKEIGKLRRPDFGFCSDLKYFLENMREFPIHKREEWRELIRSYKDLYPLHLPFATKGFSPQEIILSVAEFLGPNTRISTDVGQHQMWVAQYYPFQKSGTFLTSGGLGTMGFGLPAAIGASLADPDSKIVCFSGDGSILMNIQELDTLSELQSDLKIIIFDNRNLGLVRQQQNLFYGSRYNGSAYPSHSKFSKIANAFGISSLDLGEAGKNLGDLKTFLNEKGPGLIVVPIDEDLQVLPMVPPGKSNLEMLLG from the coding sequence ATGGAAACGACTACTGAAAAAAACAAAGCCTGGCTTCGAGAAGATAAGGTTCCGCAGAACGGAGCCGAATTGATCGTTGCTTATCTAAAAAGAAGAAGGATCCATAACGTATATGGGATCCCTGGCGGCGCCAATCTGCCGTTATACGATGCACTTCATAATAGTGGAATACGTCATATTCTAGCAAGACATGAACAAGGCGGGGGATTTATGGCTCAAGGAGAAGCCAGAGTTACTAAAAAACCTGCAGTTTGTCTGGCTTCCTCCGGCCCAGGAGTAACAAATTTAATCACCGCAGTCGCGGATGCAAAATCGGATTCTATTCCGTTAGTCGCTATTACCGGCCAAGTGCCTTTATCTCTCATTGGAACGGATGCTTTCCAAGAGATAGATACCTATGGGTTATCTTTACCTATTACTAAAAAGACTTATTTGGTTCGTTCCGTATCTGAACTCATTCGAGTCTTGCCGGAAGCATTTCAAATTGCAGAAGGCCCAAGACCTGGGCCTGTTTGGATAGATGTGCCTAAGGATATACAGGCAGCTCCTATTTCGCTTTCTATGTCTCAGATAGAGTCAATTTGGAGTTCTGAGGAAGAGGCGAATCCTACTAAAGTTTTTATTTCTGAATCCGATAAACTTAGATTTTATTCTCTATTAGAAAATTCTAAAAAACCTATTTTGTATATAGGAGGAGGAGTTAAGGGTTCGGGAGCAGAAGATCTGATCTTACGATTGGCGGAGGCACAGGACATTCCGGTAGTTTGCACTTTGATGGGTTTGGATTCTTTTTCCCAAACTAATGATTTGTTTTTAGGAATGTTAGGAATGCATGGCGCTCCTTATACAAATCGATTATTGTTCGAATCGGATCTCCTATTGGCGTTTGGGGTACGTTTCGATGATCGGGCTACTGGAAAATTGGAAACATTCTGTCCGAATGCAAAGGTAATCCATGTAGATATCGATTATAAGGAAATCGGAAAGTTAAGAAGGCCTGATTTCGGATTCTGTTCCGATCTAAAATACTTTTTGGAAAATATGAGAGAATTTCCAATCCATAAAAGAGAAGAATGGAGAGAACTGATCCGTTCTTATAAAGATCTGTATCCTTTGCATTTACCTTTTGCTACTAAAGGTTTCTCTCCTCAGGAAATTATTCTGTCCGTCGCAGAATTTTTGGGGCCAAATACAAGGATCAGTACGGATGTAGGCCAACACCAGATGTGGGTGGCTCAATATTATCCATTTCAAAAAAGTGGGACCTTTTTGACTTCAGGCGGTTTGGGTACGATGGGCTTTGGTTTGCCTGCGGCAATCGGGGCTTCTCTTGCAGATCCGGATTCTAAGATCGTTTGTTTTTCCGGTGACGGCTCGATACTGATGAATATCCAGGAATTGGATACTTTGAGTGAGTTGCAATCGGATCTTAAAATTATAATATTCGATAATCGGAATCTAGGACTTGTTCGTCAGCAGCAGAATTTGTTTTATGGAAGTAGGTATAATGGTAGCGCTTATCCTTCTCATTCTAAGTTTTCTAAGATCGCTAATGCTTTTGGGATTTCCAGTTTGGATCTCGGAGAAGCGGGGAAAAATTTAGGAGATCTAAAAACTTTTCTAAATGAGAAAGGACCAGGGCTGATCGTTGTTCCGATCGATGAGGATCTTCAGGTTCTTCCTATGGTTCCTCCCGGGAAAAGTAATTTGGAGATGCTCTTAGGTTGA
- a CDS encoding anthranilate synthase component I family protein yields MSIEIQNIRKEVNSLFPRPIFRSFPLKEEDVLEYFQKLMEETEVSVLFESLGPESDNSRYSFVSGFPKRIFKAKGDRLECDGKEIARGNPYKLLSEIFPPRKSFLEYTEAGGGGLYGYLSYEAANDMEPSLLLKEHPKFPKFCFAWMEDGILLDRRTGESKYFHYGTDRYNLFEEIYKKKTPDKGKFQSIDLGFSKTKEQHRFMVDEVLEEIRNGNTFQCQVGFRKTFLVGEDKTATDRKKGDLELYKSVRKINPSPFMFFMNFPEEVHLGASPELLFRLKDGLAESFPLAGTIRRGLNEEEDQKFALQLLSDPKEIAEHNMLVDLHRNDLGKVSKFGTVKVRDSFALKRFSHVQHLSTEVSGILRTGQDMFSGLASSFPTGTLSGAPKIESMKIIHRIENDPRGPYGGAVGRFGFDGNCSFCIPIRSYFRKEEEAAVRASGGIVMDSDPDAEYQEIGHKLGAVLKAMEAAL; encoded by the coding sequence ATGTCCATAGAAATCCAAAATATCAGAAAAGAAGTAAATTCACTTTTTCCAAGACCAATCTTTCGATCTTTTCCATTAAAAGAAGAAGATGTCTTGGAATATTTCCAAAAACTAATGGAGGAAACCGAAGTTTCGGTCCTATTCGAAAGTTTAGGACCCGAATCAGATAATTCGAGATACAGTTTTGTTTCCGGTTTTCCTAAGAGGATATTCAAGGCAAAGGGAGATCGATTAGAATGTGACGGAAAGGAGATCGCAAGAGGAAACCCATACAAGTTGCTCTCCGAAATTTTTCCCCCCAGGAAATCCTTCTTAGAATATACTGAAGCTGGGGGAGGCGGTCTATACGGCTATCTTTCTTATGAGGCTGCAAATGACATGGAGCCTAGTCTTCTTTTAAAAGAACATCCAAAATTTCCTAAGTTCTGTTTTGCTTGGATGGAAGACGGTATTCTCTTGGATAGAAGAACTGGAGAATCAAAATACTTTCATTACGGAACGGATCGATATAATTTGTTCGAAGAAATTTATAAAAAGAAAACTCCCGATAAAGGAAAATTTCAATCAATCGATTTAGGTTTTTCTAAAACAAAAGAACAACATAGATTCATGGTGGACGAAGTTTTGGAGGAGATCCGAAACGGAAATACATTCCAATGCCAGGTAGGATTTAGAAAAACATTTTTGGTGGGGGAGGATAAAACTGCGACGGATAGAAAAAAGGGAGATTTAGAATTATATAAATCCGTCCGGAAGATAAATCCTTCTCCATTTATGTTCTTCATGAATTTTCCGGAAGAAGTTCATCTGGGAGCAAGTCCTGAACTTTTATTTAGATTAAAGGACGGACTCGCGGAGAGTTTCCCATTAGCCGGGACAATTCGAAGAGGACTAAACGAAGAAGAAGACCAAAAGTTTGCACTTCAACTTCTCTCCGATCCTAAAGAAATCGCAGAACATAATATGCTAGTGGATTTGCATAGAAACGATCTGGGAAAAGTATCCAAATTTGGAACTGTGAAAGTCCGAGATTCTTTCGCTCTCAAAAGATTTAGCCATGTGCAACATCTGTCTACAGAAGTTTCCGGGATCTTAAGGACCGGTCAGGATATGTTTTCCGGATTAGCTTCTTCTTTTCCTACGGGAACGTTAAGCGGTGCTCCAAAGATAGAATCCATGAAGATCATCCATAGGATAGAAAATGATCCGAGAGGCCCTTATGGAGGAGCAGTGGGGAGATTTGGCTTCGATGGGAATTGTTCCTTCTGTATTCCGATCCGAAGTTATTTTAGAAAAGAAGAAGAGGCAGCGGTCCGAGCTTCCGGAGGGATCGTGATGGATTCTGATCCTGATGCGGAATACCAAGAGATCGGTCATAAGTTAGGAGCGGTTTTGAAAGCAATGGAGGCAGCTCTATGA